One genomic window of Cottoperca gobio chromosome 10, fCotGob3.1, whole genome shotgun sequence includes the following:
- the LOC115014865 gene encoding SH2 domain-containing protein 4A isoform X2, whose protein sequence is MLAKILEDMWVEPEVLEALSEEQKRILFLKMREEQVRRWTEREEREEREGDNKRPKKADKHVRWLLGRDGDVSVSVIGEVDEFRSSKLLQSLMNNRVHADNMTSVKTPDLLPGREAQQLVFKEEIQLSLAEDHPASPHDQWSEEDCCSADDDLKDPAEDSDGESGGDWTPLYRPHFSSHGNRPPLKAQLSHIERASTQDREIVCREEKKSDFGGRVAQLRKAFTDDLHSTPAHTKPPIPAKPAHLQKISTPLVH, encoded by the exons ATGCTGGCTAAAATCCTTGAGGACATGTGGGTGGAGCCCGAGGTGCTGGAGGCCCTCAgtgaggagcagaagaggatcCTCTTCTTGAAGATGCGAGAGGAGCAGGTGCGGCGCTGGACAGAgcgggaggagagggaggagagggaaggagataACAAAAGGCCAAAGAAAG CTGACAAACACGTGAGGTGGCTGCTGGGTCGGGATGGAGATGTGAGCGTCAGCGTGATTGGAGAGGTGGACGAGTTCAGGTCCTCCAAACTCCTCCAGAGCCTCATGAACAACAG GGTCCACGCTGATAATATGACGAGCGTAAAGACGCCGGACTTGCTGCCAGGAAGAGAAGCCCAGCAGCTCGTCTTTAAAGAAGAAATCCAGCTATCCCTCGCAGAG GATCACCCAGCTTCACCACACGACCAGTGGTCTGAGGAGGACTGCTGCAGCGCCGATGACGACCTGAAGGACCCCGCCGAGGATAGTGACGGTGAATCAGGCGGCGACTGGACTCCTCTCTACAGGCCCCATTTTAGTAGCCATGGCAACCGGCCGCCACTCAAAGCCCAGCTGTCACACATAGAGAGGGCCAGCACGCAGGACAGAG AGATTGTGTGTCGTGAAGAGAAAAAGTCAGACTTTGGAGGCCGTGTGGCGCAGCTCAGGAAGGCGTTCACAGACGATCTTCACAGCACACCCGCCCACACCAAACCTCCTATACCTGCCAAACCTGCTCAcctgcagaaaataagcacACCCTTGGTCCATTAA
- the LOC115014865 gene encoding SH2 domain-containing protein 4A isoform X1 has translation MLAKILEDMWVEPEVLEALSEEQKRILFLKMREEQVRRWTEREEREEREGDNKRPKKADKHVRWLLGRDGDVSVSVIGEVDEFRSSKLLQSLMNNRVHADNMTSVKTPDLLPGREAQQLVFKEEIQLSLAEVSDHPASPHDQWSEEDCCSADDDLKDPAEDSDGESGGDWTPLYRPHFSSHGNRPPLKAQLSHIERASTQDREIVCREEKKSDFGGRVAQLRKAFTDDLHSTPAHTKPPIPAKPAHLQKISTPLVH, from the exons ATGCTGGCTAAAATCCTTGAGGACATGTGGGTGGAGCCCGAGGTGCTGGAGGCCCTCAgtgaggagcagaagaggatcCTCTTCTTGAAGATGCGAGAGGAGCAGGTGCGGCGCTGGACAGAgcgggaggagagggaggagagggaaggagataACAAAAGGCCAAAGAAAG CTGACAAACACGTGAGGTGGCTGCTGGGTCGGGATGGAGATGTGAGCGTCAGCGTGATTGGAGAGGTGGACGAGTTCAGGTCCTCCAAACTCCTCCAGAGCCTCATGAACAACAG GGTCCACGCTGATAATATGACGAGCGTAAAGACGCCGGACTTGCTGCCAGGAAGAGAAGCCCAGCAGCTCGTCTTTAAAGAAGAAATCCAGCTATCCCTCGCAGAGGTTAGc GATCACCCAGCTTCACCACACGACCAGTGGTCTGAGGAGGACTGCTGCAGCGCCGATGACGACCTGAAGGACCCCGCCGAGGATAGTGACGGTGAATCAGGCGGCGACTGGACTCCTCTCTACAGGCCCCATTTTAGTAGCCATGGCAACCGGCCGCCACTCAAAGCCCAGCTGTCACACATAGAGAGGGCCAGCACGCAGGACAGAG AGATTGTGTGTCGTGAAGAGAAAAAGTCAGACTTTGGAGGCCGTGTGGCGCAGCTCAGGAAGGCGTTCACAGACGATCTTCACAGCACACCCGCCCACACCAAACCTCCTATACCTGCCAAACCTGCTCAcctgcagaaaataagcacACCCTTGGTCCATTAA